In Fundidesulfovibrio magnetotacticus, a single window of DNA contains:
- the nuoE gene encoding NADH-quinone oxidoreductase subunit NuoE, which produces MLPDELEKTLDGFVHHADHLREAAVDVLYALQNHYGYLCDEALEEAGRRLDMTPAEVEELATFYDFLYREPVGRYVIHVCDGVVCWMHRVDGVFRHLQDVLGIEVGGTTPDGMFTILPTACIGDCQNAPGMLVNGKYYGRLTNEKIDEILARLREHGEEIVVCR; this is translated from the coding sequence ATGCTGCCCGACGAGCTGGAAAAAACCCTGGACGGCTTCGTCCACCACGCCGACCACCTGCGCGAGGCCGCCGTGGACGTGCTCTACGCCCTGCAGAACCACTACGGCTACCTCTGCGACGAGGCCCTGGAAGAGGCCGGACGACGCCTGGACATGACCCCCGCCGAAGTGGAGGAGCTGGCCACCTTCTACGACTTCCTCTACCGAGAACCCGTGGGCCGCTACGTGATCCACGTCTGCGACGGCGTGGTCTGCTGGATGCACCGCGTGGACGGCGTGTTCCGCCACCTCCAGGACGTGCTGGGCATCGAGGTGGGCGGCACCACCCCCGACGGCATGTTCACCATCCTGCCCACGGCCTGCATCGGAGACTGCCAGAACGCCCCGGGCATGCTGGTCAACGGCAAGTACTACGGCAGGCTGACCAACGAGAAAATCGACGAGATCCTCGCCCGGCTGCGCGAACACGGCGAAGAGATCGTGGTGTGCAGGTGA
- a CDS encoding complex I 51 kDa subunit family protein, whose protein sequence is MAEPVLFKHRRGRRHASLEDYVADGGYEGLKKALASMAPAQVIQEVLDSGLRGRGGAGFPAGRKWGGVPPDGEHPRYMQCNADEMEPGTFKDRLIINADPHLLLEGMALGAYAIGASKGIIFIRPSYELEAELLTLEIERAREANFLGRNILGTDFSFDIIVHRSAGRYICGESGAQQRAVMGVRPNPIETGYRSAVRGLWNKPTVVNNVETLAHVPGIVRNGAAWFKGLALTPGGDGTKLFPVSGMVANPGCFELPSGVTLREIIFTHADGMLPGKRFKAALPGGTSTKFIPERLLDMPMDFQSMREQGYRLGTGAVIVFDQDTCLVAATLNMMHYFARESCGWCTPCRDGLPLVLDLLGRIEEGSATREDVAELGRTVAFMDHANCAFAPGAAEPVLALLEHFMDEVEAHLDGKGCPFSAQPALPWRGEPQRVFTWPGEPEGACPGARPRPKPRRIVSCPI, encoded by the coding sequence ATGGCTGAACCGGTCCTGTTCAAGCACCGTCGCGGCAGACGCCACGCCTCCCTGGAAGACTACGTGGCCGACGGCGGCTACGAGGGCCTGAAGAAGGCGCTCGCCTCCATGGCCCCGGCCCAGGTGATCCAGGAAGTGCTCGACTCCGGCCTGCGCGGCCGGGGCGGCGCGGGCTTCCCCGCCGGGCGCAAATGGGGCGGCGTGCCCCCTGACGGCGAGCACCCGCGCTACATGCAGTGCAACGCCGACGAGATGGAGCCCGGAACATTCAAGGACCGCCTGATCATCAACGCCGACCCCCACCTGCTCCTCGAAGGCATGGCCCTGGGGGCTTACGCCATCGGAGCCTCCAAAGGCATCATCTTCATCCGCCCCTCCTACGAGCTGGAGGCGGAACTGCTCACCCTGGAGATCGAGCGGGCCAGGGAGGCCAACTTCCTGGGCCGCAACATCCTGGGCACGGACTTCTCCTTCGACATCATCGTGCACCGCTCCGCCGGCCGCTACATCTGCGGCGAGTCCGGGGCGCAACAGCGCGCCGTCATGGGCGTGCGGCCCAACCCCATCGAGACGGGGTACCGCTCCGCCGTGCGCGGCCTGTGGAACAAGCCCACCGTGGTGAACAACGTGGAGACCCTGGCCCACGTGCCGGGCATCGTGCGCAACGGGGCCGCGTGGTTCAAGGGCCTGGCGCTCACCCCGGGCGGAGACGGCACCAAGCTCTTCCCCGTCTCCGGCATGGTGGCCAACCCCGGCTGCTTCGAGCTGCCCTCGGGCGTCACCCTGCGCGAGATCATCTTCACCCACGCCGACGGCATGCTCCCGGGCAAGCGCTTCAAGGCGGCCCTGCCCGGCGGCACCTCCACCAAGTTCATCCCCGAGCGCCTGCTGGACATGCCCATGGACTTCCAGTCCATGCGCGAACAGGGCTACCGCCTGGGCACAGGCGCGGTCATCGTCTTCGACCAGGACACCTGCCTGGTGGCCGCCACGCTCAACATGATGCACTACTTCGCACGCGAATCCTGCGGCTGGTGCACCCCCTGCCGCGACGGCCTGCCCCTGGTGCTGGACCTGCTGGGACGCATCGAGGAGGGCTCCGCCACCCGCGAGGACGTGGCCGAACTGGGCCGCACCGTGGCCTTCATGGACCACGCCAACTGCGCCTTCGCGCCCGGCGCGGCCGAACCCGTGCTGGCGCTCCTGGAACACTTCATGGACGAGGTGGAGGCCCACCTGGACGGCAAGGGCTGTCCCTTCAGCGCCCAGCCCGCCCTGCCCTGGCGGGGCGAACCCCAGCGGGTGTTCACCTGGCCCGGCGAGCCCGAGGGGGCCTGCCCCGGCGCGCGCCCCAGACCCAAACCCAGGCGGATCGTCTCATGCCCGATCTGA
- the nuoG gene encoding NADH-quinone oxidoreductase subunit NuoG, with protein sequence MPDLIIDGLKVSVPTGTLVIDAAERLGVMIPRFCYHPALGGVGSCRMCAVMFADGPVKGLRMSCMVKAQDKMVVDTGHPEVLEYREHIAKLLMLHHPHDCPVCDEGGHCLLQDTTISCGHSLRAFQGRKRTYRNQDLGPLVAQEMNRCIHCYRCVRYYQEFAGGRDFGARRIAGGVSYGRYQEGALVSVFAGNLTEICPTGVFTDKPSRHQARHWDLERAPGVCLHCSLGCSVEVDARYRRVVRIEARYNPEVNGHFICDRGRHGYEYASLPQRPRQALVDGAPAPMDQALDEAARRLQAVTAAHGPGAVAALGSSRQSLESQAALKLLAARAGWPAPEFTTGSHRKRNMLSAVRGLSPELRVSLADIARADAVLVVGAAPLSEAPMLALSLRQAARKGAAVAVIDPRPVELPLPFTHIPSRRHDMEAALGAVLRRAFPDPADEERAFLEAFTGEMPEAHAAPGWEAFADQLGRAAFPVVVCGSDIVRLSTPDLLAGAAELMRRRLGRAGFFPVLAGANAFGAALMNTNEETSFDDVLEGIESGRVKALVCLEADPVGRFAASSRAFDALSRLELLVAADCLPSRTMARAHVFLPTRTVFEAGGHYANQEGRIQRAYPAHACGTPLAQSLERGHPSHDFALQAPGSAPLAAPDLALRLMDALGLDPAPAASDAWSLMASALPCLEGRLPDEPGFLCSPPGIGLAARPSPVPENLAVDLLITEQAFGTEELSSYGSILKALAPHPQVVLHEEDAATIELRQDEQVHLACAIGDAHCFVRMAANMARSTVVVPRRPDSGWQSAVARGYIVELSHLEKRGEGSGEEAS encoded by the coding sequence ATGCCCGATCTGATCATCGACGGACTCAAGGTGAGCGTCCCGACGGGGACGCTGGTCATCGACGCGGCCGAGCGCCTGGGCGTCATGATCCCGCGCTTCTGCTACCATCCGGCCCTGGGCGGCGTGGGCTCCTGCCGTATGTGCGCCGTGATGTTCGCCGACGGACCCGTGAAGGGTCTGCGCATGAGCTGCATGGTCAAGGCCCAGGACAAGATGGTGGTGGACACCGGACACCCCGAAGTGCTGGAGTACCGTGAGCACATCGCCAAGCTGCTCATGCTCCACCACCCGCACGACTGCCCGGTCTGCGACGAGGGCGGCCACTGCCTGCTCCAGGACACCACCATCTCCTGCGGCCATTCCCTGCGCGCCTTCCAGGGCAGGAAGCGCACCTACCGCAACCAGGACCTGGGCCCCCTGGTGGCCCAGGAGATGAACCGCTGCATCCACTGCTACCGCTGCGTGCGCTACTACCAGGAGTTCGCGGGCGGCCGCGACTTCGGGGCGCGGCGCATCGCCGGCGGCGTGAGCTACGGCCGCTACCAGGAAGGCGCGCTCGTGAGCGTCTTCGCGGGCAACCTGACCGAAATCTGCCCCACCGGCGTCTTCACCGACAAGCCCTCGCGCCATCAGGCCCGCCACTGGGACCTGGAGCGCGCCCCGGGCGTGTGCCTGCACTGCAGCCTGGGCTGCTCCGTGGAGGTGGACGCCCGCTACCGCCGCGTGGTGCGCATCGAGGCCCGCTACAACCCCGAAGTGAACGGCCACTTCATCTGCGACCGGGGACGCCACGGCTACGAATACGCAAGCCTGCCCCAGCGGCCCCGCCAGGCCCTGGTGGACGGCGCTCCCGCCCCCATGGACCAGGCCCTGGACGAGGCCGCGCGCCGCCTGCAGGCCGTCACGGCGGCCCACGGACCGGGCGCGGTGGCGGCCCTGGGCTCCTCGCGCCAGAGCCTGGAGAGCCAGGCCGCCCTCAAGCTCCTGGCGGCCCGGGCCGGATGGCCCGCCCCGGAGTTCACCACGGGCAGCCACCGCAAGCGCAACATGCTCTCGGCCGTGCGCGGCCTCTCGCCGGAACTGCGCGTCTCCCTGGCGGACATCGCCCGGGCCGACGCCGTGCTGGTGGTGGGCGCGGCCCCCCTCTCCGAGGCCCCCATGCTGGCGCTCTCCCTGCGCCAGGCGGCCCGCAAGGGCGCTGCCGTGGCGGTGATCGACCCCCGGCCCGTGGAGCTGCCCCTGCCCTTCACGCACATCCCCTCCCGACGCCACGACATGGAAGCCGCCCTGGGGGCCGTGCTGCGCCGCGCCTTCCCCGACCCAGCCGACGAGGAGCGCGCCTTCCTGGAGGCCTTCACGGGCGAGATGCCCGAGGCCCACGCAGCACCCGGCTGGGAGGCCTTCGCCGATCAGCTGGGCCGCGCGGCCTTCCCGGTGGTGGTCTGCGGCTCGGACATCGTGCGCCTCTCCACCCCGGACCTGCTGGCCGGCGCCGCCGAACTGATGCGCCGACGCCTGGGCCGGGCCGGGTTCTTCCCGGTGCTGGCCGGGGCCAACGCCTTCGGCGCGGCGCTCATGAACACCAACGAGGAGACAAGCTTCGACGACGTGCTGGAAGGCATCGAGTCCGGGCGCGTCAAGGCCCTGGTCTGCCTGGAGGCCGACCCGGTGGGACGCTTCGCCGCCAGCTCGCGCGCCTTCGACGCCCTCTCCCGCCTGGAACTGCTGGTGGCCGCGGACTGCCTGCCCTCGCGCACCATGGCTCGCGCCCACGTCTTTCTCCCCACCCGCACCGTCTTCGAGGCGGGCGGGCACTACGCCAACCAGGAGGGCCGCATCCAGCGGGCGTACCCGGCCCACGCCTGCGGCACGCCCCTGGCCCAGTCGCTGGAGCGCGGCCATCCCTCCCACGACTTCGCCCTCCAGGCCCCGGGATCGGCCCCCCTGGCAGCCCCCGACCTGGCCCTGCGCCTGATGGATGCCCTGGGGCTGGACCCGGCTCCCGCCGCATCGGACGCCTGGAGCCTCATGGCCTCGGCCCTGCCCTGCCTGGAGGGCCGCCTCCCGGACGAGCCGGGCTTCCTCTGCTCCCCGCCCGGCATCGGGCTCGCGGCCAGGCCCTCGCCCGTGCCGGAGAACCTGGCCGTCGACCTGCTCATCACGGAGCAGGCCTTCGGCACGGAAGAGCTTTCCAGCTACGGGTCCATCCTCAAGGCCCTGGCCCCGCACCCGCAGGTGGTGCTCCACGAGGAGGACGCCGCCACCATCGAGCTGCGCCAGGACGAGCAGGTCCACCTGGCCTGCGCCATCGGCGACGCCCACTGCTTCGTACGCATGGCCGCCAACATGGCCCGCTCCACGGTGGTGGTGCCGCGCAGGCCCGACTCCGGCTGGCAGTCCGCCGTGGCCCGGGGGTACATCGTGGAGCTTTCCCACCTCGAAAAACGGGGCGAGGGCTCCGGGGAGGAGGCGTCATGA
- the nuoH gene encoding NADH-quinone oxidoreductase subunit NuoH yields MTLVLAGWAVLLAKMVVLLALVLAGAAYLVLVERKLLGRLQQRFGPNRVGPFGLLQPLADGVKALLKEDLVPQGADRFLFLVVPGLLPLAAILAFAVVPFGSDLTFMGQKVPLVLADLDVGLLFALSLSSVGVYALALGGWASNSKYSLLGAVRGIGQMISYELPLGLSLVPIVMLAGTMSLTGIVAAQADLPFIVLQPAAFALFFISALAEIKRVPFDLAEAENELQAGFHMEYSGMRFALFFLGEYVNMIFLGALAAVFFLGGWHGPWLPPMAWMLLKTAVMPVLLIWIRATLPRLRPDQLMRLCWVWLAPLALLNIVATGAIMLLRG; encoded by the coding sequence ATGACCCTTGTCCTCGCGGGATGGGCCGTGCTCCTGGCCAAGATGGTGGTGCTGCTGGCCCTGGTGCTCGCGGGCGCGGCCTACCTGGTGCTCGTGGAGCGCAAGCTCCTGGGGAGGCTCCAGCAGCGCTTCGGCCCCAACCGGGTTGGCCCCTTCGGCCTGCTCCAGCCCCTGGCCGACGGCGTGAAGGCCCTCCTGAAGGAAGACCTCGTGCCCCAGGGCGCGGACCGCTTCCTCTTCCTGGTGGTGCCGGGCCTGCTGCCCCTGGCGGCCATCCTGGCCTTCGCGGTGGTGCCCTTCGGGTCGGACCTGACCTTCATGGGCCAGAAGGTCCCGCTGGTGCTGGCCGACCTGGACGTGGGCCTGCTCTTCGCCCTGTCGCTCTCCTCGGTGGGCGTCTACGCCCTGGCCCTGGGCGGCTGGGCCTCCAACAGCAAATACAGCCTCCTGGGCGCGGTGCGCGGCATCGGCCAGATGATCAGCTACGAACTGCCCCTGGGCCTCTCCCTGGTGCCCATCGTGATGCTGGCCGGAACCATGAGCCTCACGGGCATCGTGGCCGCCCAGGCCGACCTGCCCTTCATCGTGCTGCAGCCCGCCGCCTTCGCGCTCTTCTTCATTTCAGCCCTGGCGGAAATCAAGCGCGTGCCCTTCGACCTGGCCGAGGCAGAAAACGAACTCCAGGCCGGATTCCACATGGAATACTCCGGCATGCGCTTCGCCCTGTTCTTCCTGGGCGAATACGTGAACATGATCTTCCTGGGCGCGCTGGCCGCCGTGTTCTTCCTGGGCGGCTGGCACGGGCCGTGGCTGCCGCCCATGGCCTGGATGCTCCTCAAGACGGCCGTGATGCCCGTGCTGCTCATCTGGATCCGCGCCACGCTGCCGAGGCTTCGGCCGGACCAGCTCATGCGCCTGTGCTGGGTGTGGCTGGCCCCCCTGGCGCTTCTGAACATCGTGGCCACCGGGGCGATCATGCTCCTGAGAGGTTGA
- the nuoI gene encoding NADH-quinone oxidoreductase subunit NuoI, producing the protein MGSNDSLLGKAFKGTAGILRPFAVTASHLFQGTITEEYPDYKRPLPERAKGRIVLTRSPDGEERCVACQLCSAVCPVSCISMQSEVRADGRRQAAWFRINFGRCIFCGMCEEACPTLAIQLTPDFEMSTDDPLKLVHEKADLLVDHGGRDPDYDFYRHAGVAVGRDPGTHPDEEPPVNPRSNFP; encoded by the coding sequence ATGGGCTCCAACGACTCCCTCCTGGGCAAGGCCTTCAAAGGCACGGCGGGCATCCTGCGCCCCTTCGCCGTGACGGCCTCCCATCTCTTCCAGGGAACCATCACCGAGGAATACCCCGACTACAAACGCCCCCTGCCCGAACGGGCCAAGGGCCGCATCGTGCTCACCCGCAGCCCGGACGGCGAGGAGCGCTGCGTGGCCTGCCAGCTCTGCTCGGCCGTGTGCCCCGTGAGCTGCATCTCCATGCAGTCCGAGGTGCGCGCCGACGGACGCCGCCAGGCGGCGTGGTTCCGCATCAACTTCGGGCGCTGCATCTTCTGCGGGATGTGCGAGGAGGCCTGCCCCACCCTGGCCATCCAGCTCACGCCGGACTTCGAGATGTCCACCGACGACCCGCTCAAGCTGGTCCATGAAAAAGCGGACCTCCTGGTGGACCACGGCGGACGAGACCCCGACTACGACTTCTACCGCCATGCCGGCGTGGCCGTGGGCCGCGACCCCGGCACGCACCCCGACGAGGAGCCCCCCGTGAACCCCAGGAGCAACTTCCCGTGA
- a CDS encoding NADH-quinone oxidoreductase subunit J family protein codes for MSLTQFLFYPLAAVIAVSTALAVTRREPVHAVVYLVVSFFATAVLFALLGAPLVAVLQIMVPAGAVMVLFLFVIMLLGSELSKPRPASPFRWGVPAILALAVAVCGLLLLSDAPEAASPLAMAKASARELGTFVYEHYWPAVEGISVLFFVALAGACFLVKDFRPAKAGEDRP; via the coding sequence ATGAGCCTCACCCAGTTTCTCTTCTACCCCCTGGCCGCCGTGATCGCCGTCTCCACGGCCCTGGCCGTGACCCGGCGCGAGCCCGTGCACGCCGTGGTCTACCTGGTGGTCTCCTTCTTCGCCACGGCGGTGCTCTTCGCCCTTTTGGGCGCGCCCCTGGTGGCGGTGCTCCAGATCATGGTCCCGGCCGGGGCCGTGATGGTGCTTTTCCTCTTCGTGATCATGCTCCTGGGCTCGGAGCTCTCCAAACCCCGCCCGGCCTCGCCCTTCCGCTGGGGCGTGCCCGCGATCCTGGCCCTGGCCGTGGCGGTGTGCGGGCTTCTGCTCCTGAGCGACGCCCCGGAGGCGGCCTCGCCCCTGGCCATGGCCAAGGCCTCGGCCCGGGAACTGGGCACGTTCGTCTACGAACACTACTGGCCCGCCGTGGAGGGCATTTCGGTGCTCTTCTTCGTGGCCCTGGCCGGGGCCTGCTTCCTGGTGAAGGACTTCAGGCCCGCGAAGGCCGGGGAGGACAGGCCATGA
- the nuoK gene encoding NADH-quinone oxidoreductase subunit NuoK, which translates to MTTAPMEHVLALALILFAMGAFCALARRNLILILLGVEVMLNACTIALVGASLKWQALGGQAFALVLMALTAAEAAVGLALFVHVRKRAGTLDSSRFDTMRG; encoded by the coding sequence ATGACCACCGCCCCCATGGAACACGTGCTGGCCCTGGCCCTGATCCTCTTCGCCATGGGCGCGTTCTGCGCCCTGGCGCGGCGCAACCTGATCCTGATCCTCCTGGGCGTGGAGGTGATGCTCAACGCCTGCACCATCGCCCTGGTGGGCGCGTCGCTCAAGTGGCAGGCCCTGGGCGGGCAGGCTTTCGCCCTGGTGCTCATGGCGCTCACTGCGGCCGAGGCGGCCGTGGGTCTGGCCCTGTTCGTCCACGTTCGCAAGCGGGCGGGGACGCTTGATTCCTCCCGCTTCGACACCATGAGGGGGTGA